Sequence from the Paraburkholderia acidiphila genome:
TGCGCAGACTCATTCAAATGGCTATCCGAACCTGAAGATCAAGCCGGCGAAGCCGGATAACCGGGTGCGTGCATCCGTATCCCCCGCACAGACGGCATTCCTCATGCCGAAATCGAATGATGCCTTGGCGAAAGCGATAGACGAGGATATCGCCGAGGCGAGGGCTAGCGGCGAGTTCTCTCGCATTCTGAAGCACTACGGCGTGGAGTCATCGAGTGCAGACGCTGGCGCTCCGCGGTTCGTGAAGTAATCGACACGGCGTTGCGTCAGGCTCGATATGAACTTCAACGGTGCCATGCGCGCCGGTGAAGCCGCGCCTTGATCCGTTCGTGAAAGGTTTTTTAGTTGGTATCTCAACAAACCGGAGTGGTTATGAAACGTATGATTTCCTGGCTTCTAGCTGCCGCCGTCGCAGGCGGCGCGTGCAACACCGTTTTTGCGGGTGATGATGGAATGATCAAGTGGAAGCGCGGGCAGGGTTGGGGTTGGGTTTGGGGCAAGGACGACCAGGTAGGGGCCTTGAATGAAATGACCGATGCGACGCGTCTCGCCGCAATGAAACAGATTACGACAGGGCGGGTCTTCGATCTCGGCTTGCCGATGGATCGAAATTCCTACCACTGGGACGGCCACGGTCCTCTTGAACTCATGATGTTCCGCACACCGCACGGGATCAAGACGATGAAGGATTTTGACTTCATGACTCCGGAGGGCGGCAACACTTCCGGCACGGCGTGGCAAAGCGCGCAGTTGTTCATGAGCGATAACACCGGGACAAAGTTTGACGGACTCGGACACGTAACAGTTGGTCCGGATGACCACTTTTACAACGGGTTCAAATCCGCGGACGCGGTGGGTGATTTTGGGATGCGTAAGTGCGACGCAACGACGATTCCGCCGGTTATCGCGCGTGGGGTGCTGATCGACGTCGCCACGTATAAAGGCGTTGATTCCTTGCCGTCGGGATACGAGATAACGGTCGACGATCTCAAGGGGGCGTTGTCTGCAGAGCATGCGTCGATAAAGCCCGGCGATGTAGTGCTCGTGCGCATGGGCATGAATCGCTACTGGGGTGAGGCGGGACACGACCACAAGGCACTTGAAGACCACAATTACGCCGGGCTCGGCATGGCCGCAGCGAAGTGGCTTATCGCAGATCAGGGTGCGATGGTGATTGGGGGCGATACGACAGGTGTGGAGGTTTATCCGCCGAAGAAGCCCGGCAGCAGCGATCCGATGCACGTATATGCGCTCATCGAACAGGGCGTGCACATCATCGAGATGATGAATCTCGAGCCGCTGTCGACCGCCAAGGTGTATGCGTTCACGTTCATGCTGGTCCCGAACGACGTTCGCGGTTCGATCGGCGGCTTCGATCTCCGCCCGATCGCAATCCAGTAAGGGTGAACTAAGTCGACCTGTCGGTCGCCGTTTCTGAATTTCGATCTGCCCAACCCCATCGGAAGCATCGAAGGGCGACCGACCTTAACGTAGTCCGAATGTCCACTTCGCACTGGTCGATTGATCGCGTAGGAGTGCGTATAAAGTAAGTAAACCCTGAGAAGAACGAATACTTGATTGGCGTATGCCAGTCCATTGGGAGATCAGCAATGAGAAGAACGATATTAGCGCTCGCAGCGATTGGAGCGATGGGTTTCAGTTTGTCCAGCTACGCACAGAGTACGGTGACGTTGTACGGCGTGATCGATGAGGGCTTTAACTTCACGACGAACGCCGGCGGCCACCGGGGCTATCAGATGGTTAGCGGGGATACCGCAGGAAGTCGCTGGGGCATGAAAGGATCGGAGGACCTCGGCGCCGGTCTGAAGGCCATCTTTCAGCTCGAGAGCGGCTTCAACACGAACACCGGTACGATGGGTCAGGGCTCGCGTCTGTTCGGCCGGCAAGCGTATGTTGGCTTCTCTTCCGATCAGTACGGGACGCTGACATTTGGACGTCAGTACGATCCGACAATTGACATGTGGAGCGGCTTTACGTCGCCGGGCAACTGGGCGGGCGACCTCGGCGCGCACCCATATGATAACGACAACTCCGATTGGGATTTCCGTATCCAGAATGGCGCAAAATACGTGTCACCAACGATCGCCGGGTTTACCGGTGAGGCGCTCTACGGCTTCAGCAACGAAGCAGGTGGCTTCGCCCAGAACCGCGTATATAGCGCCGCATTGCAGTATCAAATGGGAGCCCTGTCGGCGGCGGTCGCGTACCTGAAAGCGAGCGCGCCA
This genomic interval carries:
- a CDS encoding porin, with translation MRRTILALAAIGAMGFSLSSYAQSTVTLYGVIDEGFNFTTNAGGHRGYQMVSGDTAGSRWGMKGSEDLGAGLKAIFQLESGFNTNTGTMGQGSRLFGRQAYVGFSSDQYGTLTFGRQYDPTIDMWSGFTSPGNWAGDLGAHPYDNDNSDWDFRIQNGAKYVSPTIAGFTGEALYGFSNEAGGFAQNRVYSAALQYQMGALSAAVAYLKASAPGLNSSGAITASEAVFVASSQQNIDAGVSYKFNERFTASVAYSHVDVYDPTSNGYFVNQPAAGQNSWKFDNVDVNGQYFFQPDLWLGAGYIYTHVHISTTAGSASANWHQLALMLDYDLSKRTSVYVQGAYQHATGSTGTDFDVANIVGSAAPSSGRNQMVYRVAMLHHF
- a CDS encoding cyclase family protein: MKRMISWLLAAAVAGGACNTVFAGDDGMIKWKRGQGWGWVWGKDDQVGALNEMTDATRLAAMKQITTGRVFDLGLPMDRNSYHWDGHGPLELMMFRTPHGIKTMKDFDFMTPEGGNTSGTAWQSAQLFMSDNTGTKFDGLGHVTVGPDDHFYNGFKSADAVGDFGMRKCDATTIPPVIARGVLIDVATYKGVDSLPSGYEITVDDLKGALSAEHASIKPGDVVLVRMGMNRYWGEAGHDHKALEDHNYAGLGMAAAKWLIADQGAMVIGGDTTGVEVYPPKKPGSSDPMHVYALIEQGVHIIEMMNLEPLSTAKVYAFTFMLVPNDVRGSIGGFDLRPIAIQ